The following DNA comes from Excalfactoria chinensis isolate bCotChi1 chromosome 5, bCotChi1.hap2, whole genome shotgun sequence.
GCAACTAAAGCAGAGCCACGGAGGCTCTCAGTTCCTCATGGTGCTTTGCTTCCGGGTGTCTGATGAAGGGCTGAATGCTGCTGGGTAGGAGGGTCTGGGCAAAACCTTTCTGCTTTGCATCTGTGCAAAGACTGCATGGAGACCTCCCATTCAGCTCTTGAACAGACAAGCAAGGCAAAAGAACCTCTACACAAGCAGCACGATGTCTCCTTTGGGATGGTTTCAGCTTTTTGGACAAAGCTTTTGTGGACatactgaaaagagaaacatgtCTTAAAATCCTTGGAGCTGTCTTCCTGCAAGGACACTCTCACAGTTAAAGTGTGAAAAGAATGGATCATACTTACATTACCTACTCCACACTACTGAATTACATTAAATTACTTATGGTACATACTTGCATGGAATTTGCTGTTTGTAAAATGTCACCGGTTCACTGGGGTGCAGTGCACATGCCTGGGGCTGCTTGGCCCATCAGAGCAGATCCTCTGTCTCCTCCAGGCTTGGGAGCAAAGTGAAAGCTTTCTTCATGCAGCCACCAGCTGTGCAGCTCTCTGCATGCAAATAGGCCCTGTAGACCCCAAGCTATGCAGATATGAGTGCTTGAGTACATAGCTTGTCTCATCCAAAGGCAGGTCAAGCGAAACAGGTGCCCCTCTGTAGTAGAGCCCTGTCCCCATCACAGGGACAcaagctctgctgccagccctgaggGACCGTGCCAGGCAGGTGACCACCCCTGGGGCATAACGCCTTATCTCCACACCTGACTGTCTGAAAACATCTGGAAACACCAGGGCTTTTTTGAGCAACTCGTACAGAAatcattatttaaaacaatgGTATCCATGCAAAACAATGCTGGGAAAGCTCAGCAGGGTTTTTGATTTGCAAATCAAACCTGTTCATCTGCATTCAGATGATGATGAAGATCACGATCAGATCTTCCTGATCGatgtttcacatttttatttgttctttttcccactAATAGGCACCTCGGGCAAGAAgctacagatatatatatacatatatatatatatgtatttctcaCTGGTTactgtcagcttgctctctgcTCTGGTAAAGATACACATCTTCTTTGCTGTCAGGGCAAGGAGCTGTGCCTACAGCTGATGGATGTTTATTTGTACTGACAGAGCTGGGGGAGGAGAAGCGGGCACTGTGTCACAGCAGGAATGCTGGCACATCTCTTCCCTCTGGGAATGGCATCCATTATAGCACTCTTCCTAACTCCTTAGAGGGAAACAGCTTTGCCCAGCCTGGGGCACAGAGGCTGCTTAAGTGACTTCTCCACGGGAGCTTTTAAGGTTGCACTGAAATCACGGCTGAGTTGTGTATTCCCTTTGTCCTTAGGGCCCCACCCAACCTAGCCTCAGGCCCCTCCAGCAATCTCCTTATATCCCCCAGCTTCATCTTGCTGTGCCAGGGCATTCAGTGTTCTGCTGTGCACAGTTGGGAATGGAAGAATTCCCCAGCTCTCATCTGCTACTTTGCTAGCTTTACAGTCTATTTTGTCAAGGGGGTGGTGGGGAAGAGCTGgcaagaggaaagcagaaaggtgAGAGTGAGATGAGGCAGGGATCATAAACAGAAGGGGCAAAACAGCAGGAACCCCTTAGAAGtctctggcagcctgtggcCGCTCCTTCTATTCATCATTCCACAGGTGTGGAACCACTCCCAGACATGCCAGCCCTTTTCCCAGCCCCCAGGCTCCATCACACTCACACCCTGCACCTGGGTTGCCAGCAGAGCCCCCCcccctcagcagcagccaaggagGCAGAGATCTGCTCTTGTCTCAGCTTGCTTTGAGAAATCACCAGTGTTCAGATATGTAACAGCACAAGGGCCTTGCCCACTCCTCTACTCATGCTCTTGACATGCATGAGATTACAGTTTGTTGGGTACGCTGTGCTGCAACTGTACTTTTATCTACAAACGGTTCCCATCTCACAATCTCATCCTTTTGCACTGCAGGGGCTGTCATCTTCACGGCTTCTATTCCCTCTcatgtgttttctgtcttctgaatcCTTTTTTTGGGGGAGTTATTGCCTGTTTGTCATCCCCAGTAACGAGATCCTCCAAGGATATCTTCTGATTCTGCATGCAGAACACACAGTGAGGAGCCTCCAAAGAGAGCCAGTCCTGGGGCCACAGGTTGACTTGAAACAAGGCTAGAGTGAGACAGTGAATGGTGGTGGAGGCAGGGATTCAAGCAGGTACAGCTCCTTCACAGCTCAGGCAAAGCTTGGGCACTGTGGCTTAACACCAGTTGGAGCCCAAGGCCCTGTGGCTGGGACAAGTGGAAGGGGAAAAGGCCTGCTGCTTCCTTCAGGACCATGGAAGGGGGAATCAGAGAGACTCGAAGTGAACAAGTTAATGTGCTGTGATGTTCAGCATGCTCCATTGCTCTGGGATGTAACACACTGATCTATAAATCCAGCCCTAGAGCTTCCTGGCCTGGAATGTGTCTTTCACAGACCTCTCACTCTGCTCTTGGGTAGCCCAGCCTGCACTGTCTCTCCTTGGCACCatgctcctcttcctcctcatccAAGCAGAAGACTCTGCTTTCCCTTGGCTTAGTAgggcttttcttctgttattttgtgACTGTGCCTAACTTAGCTGTGGTACACGgcagaaagcatgaaaaaactCTGCCCCCAAGAAAGCAGGAGAAACTCTTTCACCAGTGGATGCACACACCAAAAACCAGCAGCCCCCACATGGCAAGGTAAAGCTGTGgatggggagaggaaaaaaaaaagggggtgaCGTGGCCGGCTCCTACTGACAAGATCACCAACACGTGAGGGGAAGCCGTCAGCAGTGTGATGAGATTGTGAGGTGAGCCTCCTGACACAGCCCCTGGGCACGGGTCTGCTCTGCGAGCTCAAGCTAGCAGGATGAAGTGACATGGAGTGTCCTGGCAGCTCTTCTAACCTGGCAGGCCTGGTCCTGTGGTGAGCCATGAGGGAGGTTGGAGGCTGGGGATGGGCAGGTGGGAGACACTGCCTGGCCAGGAATGGAGCAGGAGCCTGTCCAAGGCACAGTGGGGGGTCAGGGTCCTGCCCAGCCTGGCCTGCGGCTCATGAGGGAGTGTAGGAAGAGATGGCAAGTGTTGGGAGCTCTGATGCTCCTTAcctgctcctcctttcttgtCTTCCATAGGAGGTGGTGGGAGAGGAACGAGGCACCCTTCAAAGCAGGAGTTTCACCATGGCAGAGACCACCTCAGCAGGCTTTGTGCTGAACTACACCATTACTGGGTACACTGGCCTTTTGGAAAACACCACATCAGAATGCTTCATGCTGAATTATGAATATAAGGTCATATTAGGTGTCTGTCTTGGGATTTCTTTCTGTGGACTTGTGGATAATGCGATAGTCATGCGATTCCTGTTCTTCCACATCAAGAAGAACCCATTCACTGTCTATACTCTAAACCTGGCTGTTGCCGacttctctctgctcctcctcttttctctgcTCCTGTTGCTAACTTTGAGCTTAACCATTTGCTCTCTCTTCGAcaacactttatttttcatcGCAGTTGGATTTTTATGCTACTTCTTTGATCTCAGCAGCCTGGGTTTCCTTACTGCCATCAGTGTGGAGCGGTGTGTCTCCGTCCTCTTCCCCATCTGGTATCGGTGCCGTCGCCCAAAGCACTTGGCAGGCATCGTGAGCgggctgctgtgggctttcAGTGGGTCTTTGGTTTCCTTCATGTATCTTAGCTTTAGCTTTGGTGAAGAACACGTTAAAACGTATGGAGCTGTAGCTGTCTCAATCTGTGTGACTTTTTTATTGATGATGTTGGTTTCCAGCCTCTTCCTGTTCATCAAACTCCAGCACAGTTTTCGGACACGGCACCCAGGGAAACTCTACGTTGCTGTCCTGCTCAACGTGATCTTCTTCTTTGTCTTTGCTATTCCTCTCAGCATGGACATATTTCTCAGCCTTGCAAATAGACTGCAATTGCTTCCCGACGgcatctctctgctgctggcaaTGCTGAACAGCAGCATCAATCCTGTAATTTACTTCCTGGTGGGGTGCTGCCGACAGCGCTGCTCCCCGTGCTCAGTGACTGCTGCCCTGCGCAGTGTGTTCAAGGAGAAGGTGACCAGCGAGGAGGGCAGATCTGCATCTGAGGACAAGGTGGCTGAGGCCATGGTGTGAAACACTGCTGGTGAGGAGGCCTGGGGATGCAGAGCCCTCATCAGCAGTCTGTGCGCTGCTGCGGAGACACAGCTGGAGCTCCGTGGGAGGGTGCATGGCACAGAGTCAACACAATGCTGCCCAGTCAGGCTCTGTCCATTTGTGTGTTCTGTATTCCCCACTGCAAACAACCCTGCTTGCCCTGTAAATAAACTCTGGCTCCCTGTGCTCAGCAGATGAGTTTCATGGTCTTTGTGACGATCTGCTGAAGGAGAATATGGCACGTGATCCCTGGGGGATCACAAGACATCTCTGCTATTCAGTCAAGGCAGGGCTCTTCAAAAAGGATTGCACAAATGGGCAAGTCAATGGATCTAAGTGGGAAACAAGGGTAGGGAAGCGGGGTAGAGAAGAAGACATGGGATAATATTACAATTTACGGGAtagaggggagggagagaggagagagagatgaggcagaaagagagggagaaagagagcaTGTGAcgggagaaaaaacaaccagTGAACTGTCCCCACGGTGCAGATTAGTAAGATTTGGTGAGACAAGAATCTTTTACAGATAAAACCCCATTTTCAGCCCTCTCCAACCTTCAGATGCAATCTGTGAAGTGACCTGCCTGTGCTGTTCGATAAGAGGCAGTGGGTGAAGCCCTGATGCTGTCATACATCCACACGTTGCTGATTTCTCAGTGTGGAGAGTCTCCTGGTCCAGCACCAGACACATGCGGTGAAACCCAGCATCCCCAAATGACAAGGCAATTGGTgggtgggggaaagaaaaggaaagaagtggTAGTGAGGGGCTGTGGGCAGAGATAGTGAGTGTTGGGACCACCAATACCCCTcatctgtcttttcttccttgtcccTCAGAGGAGGTGGTGGGAGAGGGATGAAACAGCcaaccagagcagcagcttcacCCCTTCACTGTGAAAGTAGGAATCAGGTAAATAGGGGCCTTTCATGAAGATTAAGTATTCTAGGCTTTGGGGaatgtcagaagaaaaggactAGTGGGACATGTCAACATTGCTATAGTTATAATACCGCTGGGATAACACAGATGGGTCTATGGTTAAGACAATACAACTGGATATACATAAGGGAAAGGTAGCCAAAGAAACTGGTTTTGACTGATTGAGTGGAGGAGCTGGGTCAAAGCAACCTAAGGAAgacttctgacttcatcccaACGACCACCGGAGTGAGACCCCCACAACGGACTGCGCATGCGTCAGTAGGAGGGACAGCATGTAAATGAGTTCCTGGAAAAACAATGAATGTGTTAATGATTTCTCAGAAATTTGATGAATATGTATACGCTTGCTGTATAACTTTCTAATGCTCCTGTCTATCGGCGCACATGATAGGAGGAGTGATCCCCCATGTGCCCAGCGCTGAATAAACAcgtacctgctttataacctaaTTCTGGTTATAGAGTCTGATTCCTCTCGTCAACTGTCTGTATCTTAACTCTGGCCATCACCACCTTCGATCCGatcctcttttgttttgcttaccATTTGCAGTGTGAgattcttgtttgtttgaattttcCAGATTTGATATTCACTGTAGTTCATCCCATGCTTCTTTTCTGTCCCTTTGGCAGCGTGTATCTCCTGAAAGCAGTGTGATGTCTCTCTGTGCTCTTCTAAGTCTGGTACTGATGCCATCACCACAGTCACTTGCCAGCCATCATGTGGGGGGTGCTCAGGGCTTTTTTGCTCTATTCTACTTGTTGTAACTTTTACCCATTGTCAGTGGTGACACACTCAGCTTTGTTGCCACCACCTCAGGCTCCTACAGAGACTTCCAGTGATGCATATGCCATGTACTGGGGAGCAGAAATGTCCAAGCAGGGGTCAgatgggagcagcagggccTGGAGAATCTGAAACCTTGCAGGCAGCCCAGACAGATGGAGGGACCTCATGCCAGCATAATAAATTCTTGTTCCATTTGGTCAATAAACAAGCCTTTGTGGTTCTCTGGGGCATCTATATATGCCTAATTGAATCTAGGCCTAAACCAGAGGAATTATCTCTGGACCTTGTGCTATTCAACTCCTATTAAATACTAGACTGACACAGCTGGAATCAGCtgttataaaagaaaattcacttttctgacatttttcacCCCACTGTGACTTGAAGGTTTTTCCTGTAtctaacataaaaaaaatatattcacgTGGCTCAGTCTCCATTTCCTGTCTTCATTCTTCTCTTTGTATCTTTTCGTTACAGTTTGCCTTATCCTTAGTGCTGCCTTTGACAGTTATTCACGCCTTATTGTCTCTACCACACATTGTGCAATGAGCTGGTGACATGTAGGCCATCTGGTTGTCAAAAATACCACAGTTCTTTTGATGGCACCAGCCATGAAGCCAGGTGTTTAAGATAAGGTCCTTCAATTGGTTTCCATGTCCCAATACaggaggcagagaagaaaagatgatcTATGCATTAAACTCCTTCAGTTGTCATTCCAAGGCTATAAAGTCCCTTTTGATAGCCCTTAAACCACATGTAGCTGCTTCATCTCCCCCTGTATGGAGAAACAGTAAGGGGTTGTGGTCTGCTGGCTGTACTAGGCTAGGTAGTTTCCTGGTGATGTCCCTCACCTGACCCCCAGGAAGACAGCAGACTCATCTAAGAAGGGGGGCCTGCTTGGCATACTGTTTATTCCCAGGTTTTGTGTCCTGGGACAGATAGCTTTTGAGGGGCATGTAGTTAGCAACAGCTAGCATGATGTTAGATGTCGAGGAGAGGACAAAATCATGCAAGAATTTGGAGAGGTGGGAATCAGCCAAGTGTGGAATTGGTGCAGTGGAAAAAGAATAGGACTATttaacagggaagaaaaggaaagttagTGGAACGTTACTACTTAAAGCAATAGGAGATGGGCAGACATGGCTGCACAGTGACTATGCATGCATGTATGCCTATGAGAGGGGCCAGAAAATGGTGCAACAGAGAGACAGAGAACCAGAAAGCATGTGGGTGGTGAGGAATTGGTCAGCTTGGTCCTCAGATGCTTACCTGTGCAGTTGAATTGAGCTCTCAAAGAATCTGGCATCTGTAATTTTCTTCAGGCTGTCTTCCTCTTGGTTTCTAACTTCTCCCATTGGATTTTTGGGAAGGGGAAGATGTTTCTATCTGCAGGTTTCATTTGTGCATTTATCAGTGCAAGCACAGAAGAGCAGGTGTTGACAGGAAGGAGCGTGTTTGCTGCATGGAATAGGATGGGGTGAAGTCAGCAGCAGTTGAGAATGAGGTTCTTTTATGTCGTGAGGCAAAACCacatttctgctttggtttctcTTAGATCAGGTGGGGAGAAAATCACCTCCCAGAAATTCCATCACTGGCGATGTGCTGGTATGCATCTTGAATCTTTGGAAGGCTTTTTATGCATCTGTACTGAGGCCAAATGCTTTTAAGCTAAGGATGTATAAACGTGCAGTCAAGAAGAGATAGTGGGAAATTCTCAGAGGAATGGAATTagtttcattttgtctttcttgtgAAATCAGATTTGACTGAGATTAGATTAGTCTAAGGGAAAGCATACATTTTCCCaacttttccttcaaaatgcatttcctgTGCAGTGCCCCACCCCATATACTGACACCATGTACGGCAAAAGAAGGTGATGACAGTGCTGTCAGATGAGATACAGGCACCACAGAGAAGTAGCTggtaataaagaaggaagattGTCTCACCCCTTCCAATGATCAGCGATAGCTCAAGAGGAATACAAGCTCTGTGCAGAGAGATTCTATTCCCTCCACTGCTACCTCTTAAATGAAGGGTGAGGAAGGGCGGGTGCAGGCGCCACCACTTCCAGTCAttgcattgcttgcacctgagctccttGGGTTAGCCAGGCCTTCTCAGCTGGTTCTCAACctctggttcaggctgtgacctggTAATTCCACTGCACCCCACACAGAACAACGGCTTGTCCCAATGGGGTGAGGAAGAGAGAGTTTCAACAGTGTGTTTGTGCAAGTTGTGGGATGGATTGGTGTTGGCACCAGAGGGACAAGTCACCCTCAGGCTCCAGGTGCCATATGAGGAAGCAAGGATCTTCCGCTGCCTTCACATTCAAGAATTGCCTTTGAGCAGATCTGACCCACATTCTATGATGTAATTACTTGACTTTGTCATCTCTCTTAGTTAAGATAAAGCAGAGTTTGGTGTCAGACTGGGTCTTTTATACATGACTTCTTGCCTGCAGACACCTAAGTTTGAAGTGCTGTCTGTCTCCAGCCTGGGTAGGGCTGGGGGGTTGTGTTAAGCTTTTAAAGTTTACAACTTGTAGGGCCTGAGGTGGGGTTTCTGAAACATTCTCACCAGCAAGCCTGTTTGCATTGTTTTACCTCCCCTGCTCTCCTTTTCACCTGATCCCAAGATGCTCTGTGGGTCATGAGACAACCGCTTGGATGTGAACTTATGAAACCCCTAagcagtgcaaaagaaaactgtttagAGGTATTGCCCTGCTTCCTGCCCCCAGTTAGCTGATCTTCTCTCCTCCTTCAAACAGGATAACGTAGCCTTCTCACTACTtgcttccccttccttcctgtggtactgATATGCTTTCCAAGGTGTTAGTTCAGGGTGGAAAATCCTGCAAAGGATGCCCATTTCCTTGCTTATTCTGTCACCGACGACTTCTGGACCACAAGAGAAGCACTGCAGATATTTGCAGGTGCCACCTCGGAGAACACCTGTCTCACACCATGCACGATCGAGGGTGCCTACAGTTGTCATTTACATACAAGCATCATCTTTTAAGCATCCAAGGGAAAAGGTGGAAGGTATGTTTGCTCTGAATGGCACTTGTATTCATGATGGATATGTAAAGAGACAAACTATCAGGATGGAAGGTTTTTCACAGTGTGTGTTGTGTTGATGGCTTGTTCTgagaagataaatatttagtttttaatagagcttgttttccattaaaaaaaaaaaaaaaaaggcttggaacatttttaataataaaggaaatgagAGTAGCCTCTTCTCTCCCAATGATAAAATCATtgcaaatattaaaaagaatacattttaaaaagaatacattttaacATGCTTTCAGATAAATGGACGGTCTCTTCCCCCCATCAGTAGaaatcagaagagaagaaaatcttaCTGAAAAACAACTGATGACATAGGCCTGGTCTGAATCAAC
Coding sequences within:
- the LOC140253220 gene encoding mas-related G-protein coupled receptor member H-like, translated to MAETTSAGFVLNYTITGYTGLLENTTSECFMLNYEYKVILGVCLGISFCGLVDNAIVMRFLFFHIKKNPFTVYTLNLAVADFSLLLLFSLLLLLTLSLTICSLFDNTLFFIAVGFLCYFFDLSSLGFLTAISVERCVSVLFPIWYRCRRPKHLAGIVSGLLWAFSGSLVSFMYLSFSFGEEHVKTYGAVAVSICVTFLLMMLVSSLFLFIKLQHSFRTRHPGKLYVAVLLNVIFFFVFAIPLSMDIFLSLANRLQLLPDGISLLLAMLNSSINPVIYFLVGCCRQRCSPCSVTAALRSVFKEKVTSEEGRSASEDKVAEAMV